The following proteins are encoded in a genomic region of Glycine soja cultivar W05 chromosome 17, ASM419377v2, whole genome shotgun sequence:
- the LOC114392075 gene encoding probable xyloglucan 6-xylosyltransferase 5, whose amino-acid sequence MGQENHHKRSTSASLPTSTARSRGGGNALPRGRQIQKTFNNIKITILCGFVTILVLRGTIGVNLGSSDNDAVNQNLIEETNRILAEIRSDADPSDPDDQQFFNPNDTFTLGPKIDNWDTERKNWLHQNPEYPNVIGGKPRILLLTGSPPKPCDNPIGDHYLLKSIKNKIDYCRLHGIEIVYNLAHLDVELAGYWAKLPMIRRLMLSHPEVEWIWWMDSDAFFTDMVFELPMSKYDEYNLVLHGYPDLLFEQKSWIAVNTGSFLFRNCQWSLDLLDAWAPMGPKGPVREEAGKILTANLKGRPAFEADDQSALIYLLLSKKEKWMDRTFLENSFYLHGYWAGLVDRYEEMIEKYHPGLGDERWPFVTHFVGCKPCGSYGDYPVERCLSSMERAFNFADNQVLKLYGFRHRGLLSPKIKRIRNETVSPLEFVDQFDIRRHSTENTESKS is encoded by the coding sequence ATGGGGCAAGAAAATCACCACAAGCGCAGCACCAGCGCGAGTTTGCCGACCTCCACCGCGCGAAGCCGCGGCGGCGGCAACGCGCTTCCCCGCGGCCGCCAGATCCAGAAGACCTTCAACAACATCAAGATCACCATCCTCTGCGGCTTCGTCACCATCCTCGTCCTTCGCGGCACCATCGGCGTCAACCTCGGCTCCTCCGACAACGACGCCGTCAACCAGAACCTCATCGAAGAAACCAACCGCATCCTCGCCGAGATCCGATCCGACGCCGACCCCTCCGATCCCGACGACCAGCAATTCTTCAACCCTAACGACACCTTCACCCTCGGCCCCAAGATCGATAATTGGGACACTGAGCGCAAGAATTGGCTTCACCAAAACCCCGAATACCCTAATGTCATCGGAGGTAAACCTCGCATCTTGCTCCTTACTGGTTCTCCTCCCAAGCCTTGTGATAACCCTATTGGAGATCATTACCTTTTGAAGTCGATTAAGAATAAGATTGATTACTGTAGATTACACGGGATTGAAATTGTGTATAATTTGGCTCATTTGGATGTGGAACTTGCTGGGTATTGGGCTAAGTTGCCTATGATTAGGAGGTTGATGTTGTCGCACCCTGAGGTGGAGTGGATTTGGTGGATGGATAGTGATGCTTTTTTTACTGATATGGTGTTTGAGCTTCCTATGTCTAAGTATGATGAGTATAATCTGGTGCTTCATGGTTACCCTGATTTGTTGTTTGAGCAGAAATCTTGGATTGCGGTGAATACTGGGAGTTTTCTGTTTAGGAACTGTCAGTGGTCTTTGGATTTGCTTGATGCTTGGGCTCCCATGGGCCCCAAGGGGCCGGTTCGCGAGGAGGCCGGGAAGATCTTGACGGCCAATCTCAAGGGGAGGCCGGCGTTTGAGGCCGACGATCAGTCCGCCTTGATATACTTGCTGctgtccaagaaggagaagtgGATGGACAGGACGTTTCTTGAGAATTCGTTCTACTTGCACGGTTATTGGGCCGGGTTGGTTGATCGGTATGAGGAGATGATTGAGAAGTATCACCCAGGGTTGGGGGATGAGAGGTGGCCGTTTGTGACACATTTTGTCGGGTGTAAACCGTGTGGGAGTTACGGAGATTATCCTGTGGAGAGGTGCCTCAGTAGCATGGAGAGGGCTTTCAATTTTGCTGATAATCAGGTGCTCAAGCTCTATGGGTTCAGGCACCGTGGTCTCTTGAGTCCTAAGATCAAGAGGATCAGAAATGAGACAGTTAGTCCTTTGGAGTTTGTAGACCAGTTTGATATTCGAAGACATTCTACAGAAAACACGGAATCAAAGAGCTAG
- the LOC114392878 gene encoding uncharacterized protein LOC114392878 has product MVPNDLVFPPIDHENLKILSSEYHAPLSPPPPQPSPFAWISIPLHILHSKLSSFRLRGPIWSFGLPAAALLMSCWILIAFRKNKRTLTPNEARLINIINNKDRKIAKLLHQIAQMNEILIDRHKALAAKVMK; this is encoded by the exons ATGGTTCCAAATGATTTGGTATTTCCCCCAATCGACCACGAAAACCTCAAAATTTTGTCATCAGAATACCACGCCCCTCTCTCACCTCCTCCACCTCAACCCTCACCCTTCGCCTGGATTAGTATCCCCCTCCACATTTTGCATTCCAAGCTTTCATCTTTTCGCCTGAGAGGCCCAATTTGGTCATTTGGTCTTCCCGCTGCGGCGCTCCTCATGTCCTGCTGGATCCTCATCGCCTTCAGGAAGAACAAGAGAACCCTCACTCCCAATGAAGCTCGTCtcatcaacatcatcaacaacaaAGATCGG AAAATTGCCAAACTCTTGCACCAGATTGCACAAATGAATGAAATACTTATTGATCGGCACAAAGCTTTGGCTGCAAAAGTGATGAAATGA